AGTTTACTGGTGAAGAAAAAGACGGAAATTTTCTTGCCACATTAGATTTTCTACAGTATATTGTAATACATTAAGTGGAAATTTTCAATATTCAAAAAGCCATTTTTTATGTCTTATCGTTCAATAAATTGGCTCTTATAGAATGGACGTACTTTCTGATGTTCTAAACACCATCCGCCTGCGCAGTAAGGTGCAATTTTGTACGGAACTGACAGCGCCGTGGGGCTTTCAGGTTCCATCGCAATGCGGCCATGCGATTTTTTATGTCGTGACGCGCGGCAGTTGCTATCTCGAAGTTGAAGGATACAAAGACTTGTCGCTGGTGGGTGGCGATTTTGTGATGTTGATGCACGGCGATGCTCACATTTTGCGCGATCATCCCGACAGCCCGATTGTGCCGCTCGAACATCTCACCCCCCAATGCCTCAAACATGACGCGTGCCGCGCCCTGCACCACGGCGGCGGCGGCTCGTTGACCGCGATGGTGACCGGTTCGTTCATCTTCGACAATCCTGCCGCCAAGCCTTTTCTATCCACCTTGCCGCCGGTGATTCATATTCAGGGCGAACGCGGCCAGCTTGTGCCCTGGCTGGAAACGACGTTGAAATGGATGGCCGCGGAAACCACCTCCAAAAATCCCGGGGCGCAGATCATGGCCTCGCGCTTGACGGATATGCTTTTTATTCAAATTTTGCGTGCGCACATCGTCGAACAGACGGGCAATGATTGCAAAGAAAAAGCCGGCTGGCTGCGCGGCCTTGCAGATGCGAGCATCGGCAGGGCATTTGAATTGATTCACGAACAGCCTGATCATCCCTGGACGGTGGCGGAACTGGCCTCGCAAGTGAATATGTCGCGTACCGCATTTTCGGTGCGCTTTACGCATCTGGCCGGAATGCCGCCGTTGTCGTATGTGACCAAATGGCGCATGTTCAAAGCCGGTGATTTGCTGCATCAAGGCGCTGCGACTATTTCAGAGGTGGCCGCGGCCGTGGGTTATGAATCGGAAGCTTCATTTAGCAAGGCTTTCAAACGCGAGATGGGCGTGGCGCCGGGAACGTATCGCAAGGAAGGCCAGAACGGTGTGGCAGCGGGAACATAA
This sequence is a window from Cytophagia bacterium CHB2. Protein-coding genes within it:
- a CDS encoding AraC family transcriptional regulator, with the translated sequence MDVLSDVLNTIRLRSKVQFCTELTAPWGFQVPSQCGHAIFYVVTRGSCYLEVEGYKDLSLVGGDFVMLMHGDAHILRDHPDSPIVPLEHLTPQCLKHDACRALHHGGGGSLTAMVTGSFIFDNPAAKPFLSTLPPVIHIQGERGQLVPWLETTLKWMAAETTSKNPGAQIMASRLTDMLFIQILRAHIVEQTGNDCKEKAGWLRGLADASIGRAFELIHEQPDHPWTVAELASQVNMSRTAFSVRFTHLAGMPPLSYVTKWRMFKAGDLLHQGAATISEVAAAVGYESEASFSKAFKREMGVAPGTYRKEGQNGVAAGT